The window GTTGGAACAATGCGCCATACCGGACTGAGCGGTCGCGCGCTGACGTGCACTATGGCCTGCGTTTTCTCCTCCAAGACGGTCACAATGGATGGCGAGCGCGTCGTTCTCGACATTCCGCGCGACCGGCACGGGCAGTTCGACCCGACGCTGATCCCCCCAGAGAGCGGCACCTGCCGTCAGGCGTAGCGGCGTGCACCCCGAATCGGGTAGTTATTCTCCGGGTTTCGGATCCATCGCAATCCCCTGACGAGCGTGGGGATGTCCGGCCGTACGAACGGGTTGTTGGAGACATCGGCGACGTGCAGCTGACCAGACTCGTTGACGACAAACAGGGCGGGCTCCGAGAAGGGATGATCGGTTTCCTGCTTCGAGCGCGGCTCGGAGATGTACACGCCCAGTTGCTGCATCTGCGCCGGCTGCAGGCTGTGGTAAAGGGGGAACCCGACGTCGAGCTGCTCGCGATGCCGAGCCAGTTGGTCCGCGCTATCTCCAGAGACCGCGACCAGATCGACACCGATCTCGGCCAGTTCGGCACGATGAGACGCCAGTGCGTTGAGATAGCGCGTGCAGAGCGGGCAATGCTGCCCCCGGTAGACGACAACCATGATCCAGTCCAGACCTTGAGCCGGACGCGATAAATCGCGGTACGTGCCCGTCTCGTCTGCGACTTTGATGACGGGAAACGCGTTGCCAGGGTGGAGTTTGATGGAGGTCATGCGGCCACCCGGGTGTTGTCGTCGCCGAGTAGATGGCGGCGGATATGGGCTCGGAAGCGCTGCAGGTCCTGTTCAATTTGCGGATTCTTCATGACGTCATACGCCGCGAAGCTTGGCAGCGGCTGGGCTCCGAAAAATGCCATGTTCAGATGCTGGGGCCTCAGCAGATCGTCCACGCTGCCACCGGCGAAGAAAGGCTCGGCCGGGTCGTCAAAGGCTTGGCGGGGTGCGTTCAAGGTCACCGACAGCAGGTAGCGGGTGCCACCGAGCGTGCCGCCCATTCCATAGTTGCGGGTTGGCGCTTCGGCGCTACGGCCGTCTCCCTGGCACAAGCGCCCATCCATCCCGGCAGTGTAGACCTCGTCCATGTACTTCTTAAACGACCATGGGGCGCCCATCCAGTTGATGGGGAACTGCATGATCACGGTGTCGGCCCAGACATGATGGTCGACCTCGGCCTCCACATCGTAGCCGGCGTTGACCTGTGTGAGTCGCACGCTTTTTCCAGCGTCCGTCAGCATGGTCGCTGCGGTCTCGGCGAGTGTCTGATTCAAACGTCCAGGGGCAAAGGGGTAGGGTTGGTGTCCGTCGATGATCAATACGTTCTTCACGATCGCTCCTTCAGATGGCGGGGTTACTTGACCCGCGGCGGGTCGGAGAGGAACATAAGTACGCAGGTTACAAAAAACAACCAGTTACCTTTTGGTAACCGGGAGGCGTCTTGAAAGCTCGCGTGGAATCTGATGACCGAGGCCGTCGACGGGTGGCGGACCCCTGTATGGAACCCTGTCCGATCGAACGCGGTATGCGCGTTATCGGTGGGAAATGGACGGGGTCGATTTTGTGGCATTTGCAGGACGAGCCCGTTCGGTTCAACGACCTGTCACGCATGATCGGGGGCGCCAGCAAGAAGATGCTGACCGAGCGACTCAAGTACCTGGTCGAGCAGGGACTGGTGTCTCGTGAGGTGGTGCACTCCTCTCCCGTTTCGGTGCAATACGCGCTGACGGATTTCGGTCGCACCGCGCTTGCTGTGCTCGATGAGTTGAGGCGCTGGAGCGAATTGTTGCCGGCGGAGACGGCGTCGCAGCGCTAGCACGAAGCCGGTGCGCTGGCGCGGATGGGCCGGCGGTTGTGCGCAGGCCAGATGCAAAGTGCCGGCACTTGGCTCCCGGCTCATGAATTGACCGCTCCGGCCGATACCTCTGCCTACGGTAGGAAATGCACGGGTGGTGGAAGGGTCGGGCCTGATGGGCCCCCTGATCTGACCGCGTCCCGAGGCATGTGGAGACGTGCGGTGGCGGGAGCTTGCGGGTGAACAAGGCGCTTTGGACGCTGAAGGGCAAGTCGATTCTGGTGGTCGATGACTTTCCGGATATCCGGGCGCTGGTCCGGGAGATGCTCAAAAACTTCGGGGCGACGACGATCGATGTCGCGCGCAATGCCGAGCAATGTCTCGAGCTGCTCGCCGACAAGCGTTACGACGTTGTGCTTTGCGACTACAACCTGGGTGACGGCAAGGACGGGCAGCAGATCCTGGAAGAGGCGCGTGTCCGCGAGCTCGTCCCGTACTCGTCGATCTTCATCATGATCACGGCCGAGAACACCATGAATATGGTGATGGGGGCGGTGGAGTATGAGCCCGATGCCTATCTGTCCAAGCCGTTTACGCAGGTCGTGCTGGAATCACGGCTGCGCAAGCTGGAGCAGAAGAAAGCGGTCCTGCGCGAGATTTCGGCGGCGATGGATGCCCGAAATCTGGAGCGGGCGCTGGCGCTTTGTGAGCAGGCTCTGACGCAAGAGAAAAAGCATTTCTTCGACATCATGAAACTGCGTGGCGATTTACAGATGCGCCTGCACCGTTTTGATGCCGCCCTGGCGATTTTCGATGAGGTGATCGCGATCCGGCCGTTGTCATGGGCATTGCTGGGCCGTGGTAAGGCGCTTTATGAACTTGGCGAACACGCCGAGGCCGAGCAGTCTTTCCGTGAGGCCATCGCCGCCAATGCTCACTTTGTTGCCGCCTTCGACTGGCTGGCCCGTGCCGAGCAGGCCCAGGGTCGGATCGAAGCGGCGCAGCAAACGCTCAAGCAGGCGGTCGAGCTGTCACCCAAGAACACGGCGCGGCAGAAAACGCTGGCCGAGGCATCGCTTCAAACCAATGATCTGGCCACGGCTGAGGCGGCCTACAAGGCCGTGGTGGTCGATGGGCGTCACTCGATTCACCGCAAACCCAAGGACTTTGGTGCCTTGGCTGAGCTCAAAGTCCATCTCGACAAGCCGCAGGAGGCTGCAAAGTTGCTGGGCGCGGTGGGCCGGGAGTTCAAACACGCCAGTGGTGAAGACCAGCTGATCGCGGCAATGGTCGAAAGCAAGATCGCCGGCGCCTTGGGCCAGGATGATGTCAGCGCGGCCGCGCTGGATCGGGCGATGGCCCTGCACGCCAAACACCCCGGAGAACTGTGCAGCGAGGATGCCCTGGACCTCGCGGCATCCTGCTTCGCGGCCGGCCGCAAGGAGGATGCGGTTGGGCTGATGCAGGCCGCGGTACGCAGCCATCACGAGGATCCCGCATTTCTGGAGCAGGCGCGTGCCGTGTTCGATCAGGCCGGTTTGGCCGACGAGGGCGAGCAGCTCATCGACACCGAGCATAAGGCCATGATTCGCCTGAACAACGAGGGGGTCGCGCTGGCCCGTGACGGCAAGCTCCGCGACTCCGTGGTGTTGTTCCTGAAAGCCGCACAG of the Abyssibacter profundi genome contains:
- a CDS encoding peroxiredoxin-like family protein, yielding MTSIKLHPGNAFPVIKVADETGTYRDLSRPAQGLDWIMVVVYRGQHCPLCTRYLNALASHRAELAEIGVDLVAVSGDSADQLARHREQLDVGFPLYHSLQPAQMQQLGVYISEPRSKQETDHPFSEPALFVVNESGQLHVADVSNNPFVRPDIPTLVRGLRWIRNPENNYPIRGARRYA
- a CDS encoding NAD(P)H-dependent oxidoreductase — translated: MKNVLIIDGHQPYPFAPGRLNQTLAETAATMLTDAGKSVRLTQVNAGYDVEAEVDHHVWADTVIMQFPINWMGAPWSFKKYMDEVYTAGMDGRLCQGDGRSAEAPTRNYGMGGTLGGTRYLLSVTLNAPRQAFDDPAEPFFAGGSVDDLLRPQHLNMAFFGAQPLPSFAAYDVMKNPQIEQDLQRFRAHIRRHLLGDDNTRVAA
- a CDS encoding winged helix-turn-helix transcriptional regulator — protein: MEPCPIERGMRVIGGKWTGSILWHLQDEPVRFNDLSRMIGGASKKMLTERLKYLVEQGLVSREVVHSSPVSVQYALTDFGRTALAVLDELRRWSELLPAETASQR
- a CDS encoding tetratricopeptide repeat-containing response regulator, with the translated sequence MNKALWTLKGKSILVVDDFPDIRALVREMLKNFGATTIDVARNAEQCLELLADKRYDVVLCDYNLGDGKDGQQILEEARVRELVPYSSIFIMITAENTMNMVMGAVEYEPDAYLSKPFTQVVLESRLRKLEQKKAVLREISAAMDARNLERALALCEQALTQEKKHFFDIMKLRGDLQMRLHRFDAALAIFDEVIAIRPLSWALLGRGKALYELGEHAEAEQSFREAIAANAHFVAAFDWLARAEQAQGRIEAAQQTLKQAVELSPKNTARQKTLAEASLQTNDLATAEAAYKAVVVDGRHSIHRKPKDFGALAELKVHLDKPQEAAKLLGAVGREFKHASGEDQLIAAMVESKIAGALGQDDVSAAALDRAMALHAKHPGELCSEDALDLAASCFAAGRKEDAVGLMQAAVRSHHEDPAFLEQARAVFDQAGLADEGEQLIDTEHKAMIRLNNEGVALARDGKLRDSVVLFLKAAQSMPENTTINLNAAQSLLMLMSQQGADRRSLEQVRIYLTRARGRAANQDRFDKIYNQYRQLATGTE